The Daucus carota subsp. sativus chromosome 9, DH1 v3.0, whole genome shotgun sequence genome window below encodes:
- the LOC108202478 gene encoding 1-acyl-sn-glycerol-3-phosphate acyltransferase 2 isoform X3 — translation MAPVFVILPLGLLLLVSGLIVNSLQAIFFLLVRPFSKRVYRIINIYVTEMLWLEVIWLADWWANVKVELFMDSESFQLLGKEHALVICNHRSDIDWLVGWILAQRSGCLGSALAVSKKSSRYLPVIGWSMYFSEYIFLERNWASDENTLKSGLQQLRHYPRPFWMALLPEGTRFTQAKLEASQEYASAAGLPIPRNVLIPRTKGFVSAVKNLRSFVPAIYNITIAVPKKEPRPTMSRIISGQSFAVHVHIKRHPMDELPATDGGISQWCKDIFVEKDTSLELHLRRETFNGKDRQQIGRPMKSLLSRL, via the exons ATGGCCCCCGTTTTCGTGATTCTTCCTCTCGGACTTCTCCTCCTTGTTTCTGGCCTCATTGTCAACTCACTTCAG GCGATTTTCTTCCTTCTAGTTCGGCCATTTTCAAAGAGAGTGTACAGAATAATCAACATATACGTCACAGAGATGCTGTGGCTTGAAGTCATATGGCTTGCAGATTGGTGGGCAAATGTGAAG GTTGAGCTGTTTATGGACTCTGAATCTTTTCAATTACTGG GTAAAGAACATGCTCTCGTTATTTGTAATCATAGGAGCGACATTGACTGGCTGGTTGGATGGATTCTAGCTCAG CGATCTGGTTGCCTAGGTAGCGCTTTGGCTGTATCCAAAAAATCATCAAGATACCTCCCT GTCATTGGCTGGTCAATGTACTTTTCTGAATATATTTTCTTGGAAAGAAATTGGGCCAGCGATGAGAACACATTGAAG TCAGGACTTCAGCAGCTACGTCATTATCCAAGGCCTTTTTGGATGGCTCTTCTTCCTGAGGGTACACGCTTTACACAGGCCAAACTTGAAGCATCACAAGAGTATGCTTCTGCAGCAGGGTTGCCTATACCAAGGAATGTTCTGATTCCTCGAACAAAG GGTTTTGTCTCTGCAGTAAAGAACCTGCGTTCATTTGTCCCAGCAATTTACAATATCACTATAGCTGTTCCCAAAAAAGAACCACGGCCAACAATGTCAAGAATTATTAGTGGACAATCTTTTGCG GTACATGTGCACATCAAGCGACATCCGATGGATGAATTACCAGCAACAGATGGTGGCATTTCACAATGGTGCAAAGACATATTTGTGGAAAAG GATACTTCATTGGAGCTACACCTTAGAAGGGAGACATTCAATGGCAAGGATCGTCAGCAAATTGGTCGACCCATGAAATCTTTGCTA AGCAGGTTGTGA
- the LOC108202479 gene encoding zinc transporter 5-like, with protein sequence MSPHHFVLFSFVLLMIPNLILAECTCDSEAEVRDKNLALKYKIVAIASILGASAIGVCIPFLGKIIPALNPEKNLFFLVKAFAAGVILATGFIHVLPDAFENLTSPCLDQNPWGKFPFTGFIAMVAAIGTLMIDSYATSYYSESHLSNKAQAAVGDVEDSGTHVHGHVHGGMASEASQQLIRQCVVSQVLELGILVHSVIIGISLGASESPETIKPLVAALTFHQFFEGMGLGGCITQAKFKSRAVAVMALFFSLTTPVGICIGLGIANSYDENSTTALIVEGCFNAASAGILIYMALVDLLAVDFMSPKLQNDGKLRLGANVSLLLGAGCMSLLAKWA encoded by the exons ATGTCACCTCATCACTTTGTTTTATTCTCTTTTGTATTGCTTATGATTCCGAATTTAATTTTAGCCGAATGTACATGTGATTCCGAAGCAGAGGTGCGTGACAAGAATCTAGCTCTCAAGTATAAGATAGTTGCTATAGCTTCGATACTTGGTGCGAGTGCGATCGGTGTTTGTATTCCGTTTCTAGGGAAAATAATTCCGGCTTTGAACCCGGAGAAGAATTTGTTTTTTCTCGTTAAGGCTTTTGCTGCTGGTGTGATTTTGGCAACCGGGTTTATACATGTGCTTCCGGACGCCTTTGAGAATTTAACATCTCCGTGTTTAGATCAAAATCCCTGGGGGAAATTCCCGTTTACGGGATTTATTGCCATGGTTGCAGCAATCGGGACTCTGATGATTGATAGTTATGCGACTTCTTATTATAGCGAATCACATTTGTCTAATAAAGCTCAAGCTGCTGTTGGCGATGTGGAGGACTCGGGGACTCACGTGCATGGCCATGTTCACGGAGGTATGGCTTCAGAGGCCTCCCAACAGCTTATTCGACAATGCGTGGTATCACAA GTACTGGAACTGGGAATACTTGTGCACTCGGTGATAATTGGAATATCATTGGGTGCTTCGGAGAGTCCCGAAACAATCAAACCCCTGGTGGCTGCACTCACTTTCCATCAATTTTTTGAGGGCATGGGCCTAGGCGGATGCATCACTCAG GCGAAATTCAAGTCTCGAGCAGTAGCTGTCATGGCATTGTTTTTTTCGCTGACAACACCGGTTGGGATTTGTATTGGATTAGGGATAGCAAATAGTTACGACGAGAATAGTACGACAGCCTTGATTGTTGAGGGCTGCTTTAATGCAGCATCAGCAGgtatattgatatatatggcACTGGTAGATCTACTTGCTGTTGATTTCATGAGCCCCAAATTACAAAACGATGGAAAGCTACGATTGGGAGCTAATGTTTCCCTTCTTCTCGGTGCTGGTTGTATGTCTCTTCTAGCCAAATGGGCCTAA
- the LOC108202477 gene encoding proline-rich extensin-like protein EPR1 yields MGTFWATWVCYAVAGCVLATYAAAETKPYSYVSPPPPPSLSAPLPSTPPPFSYVSPPNLPSFSPPQPPILSPPAPPQPSSPLLSPPPSPPLYLPPLPRPPQVPPLLLPPTPPKLSPPLLLPPSPPLYLTPLPSPFSVPPLLSPPAPRRSFSPLSPPPSPPPYLPPLLRPPPIPPLLLPPTPPKLSPPLLSPPSPPLYLTPLPSPFLVPPLLSPPAPQRSISPLSPPPSPPLYLPPLLRPPPIPPLLSPPPKLSPPSPPSPPLYIPILPPPIPVPPLLSPFTPPKISPPSPPSPPLYSPPLPSPFSVPPLLSPPAPPKSSSPLLSPPPSPPIYLPPLPSSPPQRSPPPISPPTSPSPPLYLYPLPSPLSIPPLLSPPTPQLSPPSLSPPAPPSPPLYLSPLPSPFSVPPSSSPSVPPRQSPPPLYLPPLGSPLKPTPPISSPPPYGTLPPKTKTPYSYVSPPPPSSPHVHKSPPSVSPSPTPSPQPFPSISPMTPPPSPYTSNSPPSISPSPSNNACLTPPPSPSTPTSDPPPNSPSISPTKAPPTQPSPSPYAYISPPPPSPLPPSPLSPPHHHSHHRHHRHHHRHHHRHHHHHALCRSSPPPPVFSPPPAYAYLSPPPPPSSPFPYL; encoded by the coding sequence ATGGGCACATTTTGGGCAACTTGGGTATGTTATGCAGTTGCAGGATGTGTGTTAGCTACTTATGCAGCTGCAGAGACAAAACCTTATAGTTATGTATCTCCACCGCCACCACCATCTCTATCTGCACCCTTGCCTTCTACTCCGCCACCTTTTAGCTATGTTTCACCACCAAATTTACCATCATTCTCACCCCCTCAACCACCAATACTATCACCTCCCGCTCCTCCTCAACCGTCATCTCCCCTGCTATCACCACCACCTTCACCTCCTCTATATTTACCCCCTTTGCCGCGACCTCCTCAAGTACCACCATTACTATTACCTCCCACTCCTCCTAAACTGTCGCCTCCCTTACTGTTACCACCTTCACCTCCTTTATATTTAACCCCTTTGCCATCACCCTTTTCAGTACCACCATTATTATCACCTCCCGCTCCTCGACGGTCATTTTCCCCGCTATCACCACCACCTTCACCTCCTCCATATTTACCCCCTTTGTTGCGACCTCCTCCAATACCACCATTACTATTACCTCCCACTCCTCCTAAACTGTCGCCTCCCTTACTGTCACCACCTTCACCTCCTTTATATTTAACCCCTTTGCCATCACCCTTTTTAGTACCACCATTATTATCACCTCCCGCTCCTCAACGGTCAATTTCCCCGCTATCACCACCACCTTCACCTCCTCTATATTTACCCCCTTTGCTGCGACCTCCTCCAATACCACCATTACTATCACCTCCTCCTAAACTGTCGCCTCCCTCACCACCTTCACCTCCTCTATATATACCCATTTTGCCGCCACCTATTCCAGTACCCCCATTATTATCACCTTTCACTCCTCCTAAAATATCGCCTCCCTCACCACCTTCGCCTCCTCTATATTCACCCCCTTTACCATCACCTTTTTCAGTACCACCATTACTATCACCTCCCGCTCCTCCTAAATCGTCATCTCCCCTACTATCACCACCACCTTCACCTCCTATATATTTACCCCCTTTGCCGTCATCTCCTCCTCAACGGTCACCTCCACCCATATCACCACCAACATCACCTTCACCTCCTTTATATTTATACCCTTTGCCATCACCTCTTTCAATACCACCATTACTATCACCCCCTACTCCTCAATTGTCGCCTCCTTCACTATCACCACCagctccaccttcacctcctcTATATTTATCCCCTTTACCATCACCTTTTTCAGTACCACCATCATCATCACCTTCTGTTCCTCCTCGACAATCACCTCCCCCTCTATATTTACCCCCTCTGGGGTCACCTCTTAAACCAACGCCACCAATAAGCAGTCCTCCGCCTTATGGAACACTACCACCAAAGACTAAGACTCCTTATTCATATGTATCACCACCTCCACCTTCCTCACCTCATGTTCATAAATCTCCACCTTCAGTTTCTCCATCACCTACTCCTTCGCCACAACCTTTTCCATCAATCTCTCCCATGACACCTCCTCCATCTCCTTACACCTCTAATTCCCCACCTTCAATTTCTCCATCGCCATCAAACAATGCATGCCTTACACCACCACCATCACCTTCTACTCCAACTAGTGACCCTCCTCCAAATTCTCCATCAATTTCCCCTACTAAAGCACCTCCTACACAACCGTCTCCATCCCCTTACGCCTACATATCCCCACCACCTCCTTCACCATTACCTCCATCACCTTTGTCACCACCCCACCATCACTCTCACCACCGCCATCACCGCCACCACCATCGCCACCACCATCGCCACCATCACCATCATGCACTATGTCGTTCATCTCCGCCACCTCCTGTCTTTTCTCCTCCACCAGCTTACGCGTATTTATCACCACCACCGCCACCATCTTCTCCTTTTCCATATCTTTAG
- the LOC108202478 gene encoding 1-acyl-sn-glycerol-3-phosphate acyltransferase 2 isoform X2, with product MAPVFVILPLGLLLLVSGLIVNSLQAIFFLLVRPFSKRVYRIINIYVTEMLWLEVIWLADWWANVKVELFMDSESFQLLGKEHALVICNHRSDIDWLVGWILAQRSGCLGSALAVSKKSSRYLPVIGWSMYFSEYIFLERNWASDENTLKSGLQQLRHYPRPFWMALLPEGTRFTQAKLEASQEYASAAGLPIPRNVLIPRTKGFVSAVKNLRSFVPAIYNITIAVPKKEPRPTMSRIISGQSFAVHVHIKRHPMDELPATDGGISQWCKDIFVEKDTSLELHLRRETFNGKDRQQIGRPMKSLLWCTFSWGGLALLAIFIAVVMLSVQILIHSTRSEYSTPPIVNQPETLRVSLLPK from the exons ATGGCCCCCGTTTTCGTGATTCTTCCTCTCGGACTTCTCCTCCTTGTTTCTGGCCTCATTGTCAACTCACTTCAG GCGATTTTCTTCCTTCTAGTTCGGCCATTTTCAAAGAGAGTGTACAGAATAATCAACATATACGTCACAGAGATGCTGTGGCTTGAAGTCATATGGCTTGCAGATTGGTGGGCAAATGTGAAG GTTGAGCTGTTTATGGACTCTGAATCTTTTCAATTACTGG GTAAAGAACATGCTCTCGTTATTTGTAATCATAGGAGCGACATTGACTGGCTGGTTGGATGGATTCTAGCTCAG CGATCTGGTTGCCTAGGTAGCGCTTTGGCTGTATCCAAAAAATCATCAAGATACCTCCCT GTCATTGGCTGGTCAATGTACTTTTCTGAATATATTTTCTTGGAAAGAAATTGGGCCAGCGATGAGAACACATTGAAG TCAGGACTTCAGCAGCTACGTCATTATCCAAGGCCTTTTTGGATGGCTCTTCTTCCTGAGGGTACACGCTTTACACAGGCCAAACTTGAAGCATCACAAGAGTATGCTTCTGCAGCAGGGTTGCCTATACCAAGGAATGTTCTGATTCCTCGAACAAAG GGTTTTGTCTCTGCAGTAAAGAACCTGCGTTCATTTGTCCCAGCAATTTACAATATCACTATAGCTGTTCCCAAAAAAGAACCACGGCCAACAATGTCAAGAATTATTAGTGGACAATCTTTTGCG GTACATGTGCACATCAAGCGACATCCGATGGATGAATTACCAGCAACAGATGGTGGCATTTCACAATGGTGCAAAGACATATTTGTGGAAAAG GATACTTCATTGGAGCTACACCTTAGAAGGGAGACATTCAATGGCAAGGATCGTCAGCAAATTGGTCGACCCATGAAATCTTTGCTA TGGTGTACATTTTCTTGGGGAGGATTGGCACTATTAGCAATATTTATAGCAGTTGTCATGCTCTCGGTGCAGATCCTCATTCATTCTACCAGGTCAGAATATTCTACCCCTCCTATAGTAAATCAGCCGGAAACTTTAAGAGTTTCACTTCTTCCCAAGTGA
- the LOC108202478 gene encoding 1-acyl-sn-glycerol-3-phosphate acyltransferase 2 isoform X1, which yields MAPVFVILPLGLLLLVSGLIVNSLQAIFFLLVRPFSKRVYRIINIYVTEMLWLEVIWLADWWANVKVELFMDSESFQLLGKEHALVICNHRSDIDWLVGWILAQRSGCLGSALAVSKKSSRYLPVIGWSMYFSEYIFLERNWASDENTLKSGLQQLRHYPRPFWMALLPEGTRFTQAKLEASQEYASAAGLPIPRNVLIPRTKGFVSAVKNLRSFVPAIYNITIAVPKKEPRPTMSRIISGQSFAVHVHIKRHPMDELPATDGGISQWCKDIFVEKDTSLELHLRRETFNGKDRQQIGRPMKSLLVVMFWYCLITFGVVKLIQWCTFSWGGLALLAIFIAVVMLSVQILIHSTRSEYSTPPIVNQPETLRVSLLPK from the exons ATGGCCCCCGTTTTCGTGATTCTTCCTCTCGGACTTCTCCTCCTTGTTTCTGGCCTCATTGTCAACTCACTTCAG GCGATTTTCTTCCTTCTAGTTCGGCCATTTTCAAAGAGAGTGTACAGAATAATCAACATATACGTCACAGAGATGCTGTGGCTTGAAGTCATATGGCTTGCAGATTGGTGGGCAAATGTGAAG GTTGAGCTGTTTATGGACTCTGAATCTTTTCAATTACTGG GTAAAGAACATGCTCTCGTTATTTGTAATCATAGGAGCGACATTGACTGGCTGGTTGGATGGATTCTAGCTCAG CGATCTGGTTGCCTAGGTAGCGCTTTGGCTGTATCCAAAAAATCATCAAGATACCTCCCT GTCATTGGCTGGTCAATGTACTTTTCTGAATATATTTTCTTGGAAAGAAATTGGGCCAGCGATGAGAACACATTGAAG TCAGGACTTCAGCAGCTACGTCATTATCCAAGGCCTTTTTGGATGGCTCTTCTTCCTGAGGGTACACGCTTTACACAGGCCAAACTTGAAGCATCACAAGAGTATGCTTCTGCAGCAGGGTTGCCTATACCAAGGAATGTTCTGATTCCTCGAACAAAG GGTTTTGTCTCTGCAGTAAAGAACCTGCGTTCATTTGTCCCAGCAATTTACAATATCACTATAGCTGTTCCCAAAAAAGAACCACGGCCAACAATGTCAAGAATTATTAGTGGACAATCTTTTGCG GTACATGTGCACATCAAGCGACATCCGATGGATGAATTACCAGCAACAGATGGTGGCATTTCACAATGGTGCAAAGACATATTTGTGGAAAAG GATACTTCATTGGAGCTACACCTTAGAAGGGAGACATTCAATGGCAAGGATCGTCAGCAAATTGGTCGACCCATGAAATCTTTGCTA GTTGTGATGTTCTGGTACTGTCTTATCACATTTGGTGTTGTCAAACTCATACAGTGGTGTACATTTTCTTGGGGAGGATTGGCACTATTAGCAATATTTATAGCAGTTGTCATGCTCTCGGTGCAGATCCTCATTCATTCTACCAGGTCAGAATATTCTACCCCTCCTATAGTAAATCAGCCGGAAACTTTAAGAGTTTCACTTCTTCCCAAGTGA